The following are encoded together in the Tripterygium wilfordii isolate XIE 37 chromosome 3, ASM1340144v1, whole genome shotgun sequence genome:
- the LOC119984278 gene encoding GDSL esterase/lipase At5g03610-like, translated as MDAHLQKLLSNLFCFTILLLLLRNQGVQGDSGHHNLHRRLLTNRNLLSFRPNKLFVFGDSYADTGNNPISASSSWKTPYGVTFPGKPSGRFSDGRVLTDYLARFMGVKSPIPYRWRKVGYKQVKYGMNFANGGTGVFETIFPGPNMTTQIDLFQQVINVEKVYAQTDLQNSLALVTVAGNDYSTYLARNGSIQGLQAFIPLVVNQLAINLDRIHKIGIRKIALTGLQPLGCLPRSTVSSSFQECNDSENALVNLHNSLLQQAVAKFNNNQTKDAPFVILDLYTAFMTVFQNKGDHPGSSKFENPLKPCCVGVSSEFSCGSVDGDGAKKYTVCDEPKSAFFWDGSHPSQEGWRTVYGALQSTLEQIY; from the exons ATGGACGCACATCTCCAAAAGCTACTCTCCAACCTCTTCTGCTTCacaatcctcctcctcctcttaa GAAACCAAGGTGTCCAAGGTGATTCTGGTCACCACAACCTCCACCGCCGCCTTCTTACAAACCGGAATCTGTTAAGTTTCAGACCGAATAAGCTGTTTGTGTTCGGAGACTCTTATGCTGACACTGGCAACAACCCAATCTCCGCCTCAAGTTCCTGGAAAACTCCCTACGGAGTCACCTTCCCGGGCAAACCGTCCGGTCGGTTCTCTGATGGCCGCGTCTTGACTGATTATCTCG CTAGGTTTATGGGAGTGAAGTCACCGATCCCATACAGATGGAGGAAGGTCGGGTACAAGCAAGTGAAATACGGAATGAACTTCGCAAATGGTGGCACCGGCGTGTTCGAGACCATATTTCCGGGGCCAAACATGACTACCCAGATCGATCTCTTTCAGCAAGTCATTAACGTGGAAAAAGTGTACGCGCAAACAGACTTGCAGAATTCTTTGGCACTTGTTACTGTTGCTGGCAATGACTACTCCACTTATCTTGCCAGAAATGGCTCTATTCAG GGTTTGCAAGCTTTCATTCCACTTGTTGTGAACCAACTTgccatcaacttggaccgtatTCACAAAATTGGTATCCGAAAAATCGCATTGACAGGCCTGCAGCCTTTAGGATGCCTCCCTCGGAGCACAGTTTCATCCTCATTTCAAGAGTGCAACGATTCCGAAAATGCCCTGGTCAATCTCCACAACTCGCTTCTCCAACAAGCCGTCGCCAAATTCAACAATAATCAAACCAAGGACGCACCCTTTGTGATCCTGGATCTATATACCGCATTCATGACTGTGTTCCAGAACAAAGGAGATCATCCAGGGAGTTCGAAGTTTGAGAATCCATTGAAGCCGTGTTGTGTAGGTGTGAGTAGTGAGTTTAGTTGTGGAAGTGTAGACGGTGATGGAGCGAAGAAGTATACAGTTTGCGATGAACCAAAATCAGCTTTCTTTTGGGACGGGTCGCACCCTTCGCAGGAGGGTTGGCGTACGGTGTATGGTGCTCTGCAATCAACACTTGAACAAATTTATTGA